Proteins encoded together in one Priestia aryabhattai window:
- a CDS encoding L-threonine 3-dehydrogenase, whose translation MKKVLITGSLGQIGSELTTKMREMYGSENIIATDIRKTTSDVVTSGPFEILDVTDQTALFTIAQKHKVDTIIHLAALLSATAEQKPLLAWNLNMGGLVNALEVARELKCQFFTPSSIGAFGPTTPKDWTPQDTIQRPTTMYGVNKVAGELLCDYYYHKFGVDTRGLRFPGLISYVTPPGGGTTDYAVEIYYEAVKHKRYTSYIDKGTYMDMMYMPDALNAVIQLMEADGSKLKHRNSFNVSAMSFDPEQMAAEIKKTIPEFVLAYQVDPVRQAIAESWPNHIDSSCAKEEWGFKAEYNLEKMTREMLGKLKVESQLVLT comes from the coding sequence ATGAAAAAAGTATTAATAACGGGTTCTCTAGGACAAATCGGTTCTGAATTAACGACGAAAATGAGAGAGATGTATGGTTCAGAAAATATTATTGCCACTGATATTCGCAAAACGACGAGCGATGTCGTGACTTCAGGCCCATTCGAGATTTTAGATGTAACGGATCAGACTGCGTTATTTACGATCGCCCAAAAACATAAGGTCGATACTATTATTCACTTGGCTGCGCTGTTATCGGCGACAGCCGAGCAAAAGCCGCTTCTAGCGTGGAATCTAAATATGGGTGGATTAGTAAATGCGTTGGAAGTAGCGCGTGAGCTAAAGTGCCAATTTTTTACTCCAAGTTCAATTGGTGCATTTGGTCCAACGACTCCAAAAGACTGGACCCCGCAGGATACGATTCAACGTCCTACCACGATGTATGGTGTTAATAAAGTAGCGGGTGAATTACTTTGCGATTACTACTATCATAAATTCGGAGTAGATACACGAGGGCTACGTTTTCCAGGCTTAATTTCATACGTAACACCTCCAGGTGGAGGAACAACGGACTACGCTGTTGAAATTTATTATGAAGCAGTTAAACATAAGCGCTATACGTCTTATATCGACAAAGGAACATATATGGATATGATGTATATGCCTGATGCATTAAATGCTGTTATCCAACTAATGGAAGCAGACGGTTCTAAGCTGAAGCACCGAAATTCTTTTAACGTTTCTGCAATGAGCTTTGATCCAGAACAAATGGCAGCTGAAATCAAAAAAACGATTCCGGAATTTGTGCTGGCTTACCAAGTAGATCCTGTTCGACAAGCAATTGCTGAAAGCTGGCCTAACCATATAGATTCCAGCTGTGCGAAAGAAGAGTGGGGATTTAAAGCAGAATATAACCTAGAAAAAATGACGAGAGAGATGCTGGGAAAGTTAAAAGTTGAATCACAGCTTGTCTTA